ACCGCCAAAGCGCTCGCCACCATCGGCACACTGAAAGCACCAGCCGGCCTGAAAATCGAGCTATTCGCCAGCGAGCCGAAACTCGCCAGCCCCGTCGCCATTGGCCTGGATGAGCGCAATCGCGTCTTTGTCGCCGAGGAATATCGCTTCAATCAAGGCACCGAAGAGAACCGCACCCGCCCGTTCTTCCTCGAAGAAGATTTGCAAGTGAAAACGATGGACGATCGGCTGGCGATGATTCGCAAGCACGCCCATCGATTCGAAGGCGGCATGGATTGGTTTCGCAAGCACAGCGACCAAATCCGCCTGCTGGAAGACACCAACGGCGACGGCAAAGCCGACAAATCGACCGTGTTCGCCGCCGGTTTCAACGACCCGCTCGATGGACTCGGTGCCGGGGTCATGGCCCGCGATGGCGAGGTGTGGTACACCAATATTCCGAATCTGTGGAAGCTCAAAGACACCAACAACGACGGGATCGCCGACACTCGAGAAGTCGTCGCCACCGGCTTCGGCACTGGATTCGCCTTCCTGGGGCACGACCTGCACGGTCTCACCTGGGGGCCAGACGGCAAGCTGTATTTCTCGCTCGGCGATCGCGGCTTTCACGTCACCACCCGCGAAGGCAAGGTACTGCACGGCCCCCGAGTCGGCGGCGTCTTCCGATGCAATGCCGATGGTTCCGAGTTGGAATTGGTCCACCGCGGACTGCGGAACCCGCAGGAACTCGCCTTCGACGAGCATGGTAACCTGTTTGCCGATGACAATAACTGCGACAAGGGCGATCATGCCCGACTCGTCTACGTGGTCGAAGGTGGCGAAACCGGCTGGAACATGGCCTATCAAACGATCCAGCCGCCGTATATGGCCGGTCCCTGGTTTGCCGAGCAACTGTGGCATCTGGCCCATCCCGGTCAGGCCGCGTACATCGTTCCACCGGTTGGAAAACTCGGTGCAGGCCCATCCGGATTCGTCTTCAACAGCGGCATCAGCCTGCCCGACCGCTACCGCAATCGCTTCTTCATGGCCAATTACACCGGCAACGGCGGCATCGAATCGTTCGGCGTCAAACCCAACGGCGCGGGCTTCGAGATGGTCGATGCCCACGACTTTCTCAAGCCAGTGATGGCAACCGATGTCGATTTCGGCTACGACGGCAAAGTCTACGTCTCCGATTTCGTCAATCTGCTCTGGAACGGTGGATCGGCGGGCGGTCGCATCTTCACCGTCAGCGATCCCGAGAAACTCAAATCCCCCGCCGTGCAGCAGATGAAAACGCTGTTCGCCGAGGGGTTCGACAAACAATCCAATGCCCAACTCGCGGAATTACTCGCACACCCGGATCAACGCGTGCGATTGCGAGCGCAATTCACGTTGGTCAAACGCGGGAGCGATTCCGCCGCCCCGCTATTTGCCAAAACATTGTCGCAATCCCGCGACCGACTCGCACGCTTGCACGCCATTTGGGGACTGGGCCAACTCGGGCGAATCTCGCCGAATGTCGCCCGTCCGGTGATTGCGACACTTGCCGATGCGGATGCGGAAGTTCGGGCCCAATCGGCGAAAATTCTCGGCGACGTGGGTCTGGCCGAACAATCGCCGCAACTCATCGAACGCCTGAACGATAGCGCTCCCCGCGTGCGATTTTTCGCCGCACAATCGCTGGGCCGACTGCAAGCCGCCGCCGCAATCCCGGCCTTGCTGGAACTGCTGCGGGAAACTGGCGAACGCGACCCGTACCTGCGTCACGCAGCCGTCGTGGCGCTCAGCCGGATCGGACAGCTCGACGAGTTGATGAAGTCCGCCAAGCATGGCAGCGCATCGATTCGCATGGGCATTGTGCTGGTGTTGCGACGCGCCAATGATCTGCGATTGACCGAATTCTTGTCCGACAGCGATCAACTCGTGGCCACGGAAGCAGCGCGGGCGGTTCACGATTTGGAACTCGATGCCGGTCTCCCCGCGCTGGCGGCGACCCTGCCCCGCGTGATGGCCATTCCCACGCCGGAAGCCGAACCGATGATTCGTCGGGCACTGCACGCGCATTTCCGTCTCGGTGGCCGCGACAACGCGCAAGCCGTGCTTGCCGCTGTCATGCAAGCGGGTGTGCCGGAAGTGCTTCGCAGTGAAGCGGTTGCGATGCTGCGAGAGTGGAGCAATCCCGGCCCCCGTGATCGCGTCACCGGTTTCTGGCGGCCACTGCCGAAGCGAGATTCGGCGATCATTCGGGAAGTCGTCGCCGCGCAAACCGATGCGTTGTTGACACGCACTCAAGGCAAACTGCAAATCGAGGCCATTGACCTGTTGACGGCGTTGAATCTGCCCGTGGATGAGGCAAAATTCGCATCGTGGAGTGTGGACAATCAGCGGGATGCGTCGCTGCGTCAGGCGGCGATGCGGCTGTTGGCCGTGCGAAAATCGGCGA
This DNA window, taken from Tuwongella immobilis, encodes the following:
- a CDS encoding PVC-type heme-binding CxxCH protein translates to MKRTRLLVGLALAGWLSTTGFSAPPDLPDGTAKALATIGTLKAPAGLKIELFASEPKLASPVAIGLDERNRVFVAEEYRFNQGTEENRTRPFFLEEDLQVKTMDDRLAMIRKHAHRFEGGMDWFRKHSDQIRLLEDTNGDGKADKSTVFAAGFNDPLDGLGAGVMARDGEVWYTNIPNLWKLKDTNNDGIADTREVVATGFGTGFAFLGHDLHGLTWGPDGKLYFSLGDRGFHVTTREGKVLHGPRVGGVFRCNADGSELELVHRGLRNPQELAFDEHGNLFADDNNCDKGDHARLVYVVEGGETGWNMAYQTIQPPYMAGPWFAEQLWHLAHPGQAAYIVPPVGKLGAGPSGFVFNSGISLPDRYRNRFFMANYTGNGGIESFGVKPNGAGFEMVDAHDFLKPVMATDVDFGYDGKVYVSDFVNLLWNGGSAGGRIFTVSDPEKLKSPAVQQMKTLFAEGFDKQSNAQLAELLAHPDQRVRLRAQFTLVKRGSDSAAPLFAKTLSQSRDRLARLHAIWGLGQLGRISPNVARPVIATLADADAEVRAQSAKILGDVGLAEQSPQLIERLNDSAPRVRFFAAQSLGRLQAAAAIPALLELLRETGERDPYLRHAAVVALSRIGQLDELMKSAKHGSASIRMGIVLVLRRANDLRLTEFLSDSDQLVATEAARAVHDLELDAGLPALAATLPRVMAIPTPEAEPMIRRALHAHFRLGGRDNAQAVLAAVMQAGVPEVLRSEAVAMLREWSNPGPRDRVTGFWRPLPKRDSAIIREVVAAQTDALLTRTQGKLQIEAIDLLTALNLPVDEAKFASWSVDNQRDASLRQAAMRLLAVRKSAKLAESLQANLLATQPEVRATARTLLSSQDPAKGLPLLQAVLDDPKASLIEQQAALAQLPELKLPAAATLLDRWAERLRSGSVPTALQLDVLDALKTAASPSRDAIRTKFEGALAGKPFGKFAVSLQGGDPERGRELFIGHAAAQCIRCHMIHKQGGNAGPDLTEVVKRNPMNAREHLLESMLNPGAKIAEGYGTVTVTLDDERIITGTIVSETPQTLTLKNALGETVPIAKDRIELRSTPLSPMPAMDRTLTPREARDLVEYLMSVK